One genomic segment of Schistocerca americana isolate TAMUIC-IGC-003095 unplaced genomic scaffold, iqSchAmer2.1 HiC_scaffold_811, whole genome shotgun sequence includes these proteins:
- the LOC124591159 gene encoding serine/arginine repetitive matrix protein 1-like, with amino-acid sequence MTARTPHCAYCANRLHQPQPTLRMPSRRTSPAATPADRTAVRHLPGGACARPAPQREPATSEPRRTHHHAHKATAACQQLSTRVVATRTSYVRAWILDSRVRHLQALAHGKRRQSESGAHRTPAGAKSAASAANAKAAPAAPRPEPRAQQAPPQPKRRPPHPGRSQSTANAANAKAAPATPRPRPRAQQAPPKQKRRPPHPGRSQEHSKRRQSKSGARRTPAGAKSTASAAKAKAAPAAPRPEPRAQQAPPTQKRRPPHPGRSQEHSKRRQRKSGARRTPAGARAQQAPQKRASAIRQ; translated from the exons ATGACCGCCAGAACTCCCCACTGTGCTTATTGCGCCAACCGCCTGCACCAACCACAGCCAACATTGCGTATG CCCAGCCGGCGGACGAGCCCCGCCGCTACCCCGGCCGACCGCACCGCCGTCCGACATTTGCCGGGCGGAGCATGTGCGAGGCCGGCGCCGCAGCGGGAGCCCGCCACCAGCGAGCCGCGCAGGACGCACCACCATGCGCATAAGGCAACTGCCGCGTGCCAACAGCTGTCGACACGCGTCGTTGCCACGCGCACATCCTACGTACGAGCTTGGATACTAGACTCACGAGTCCGACACCTACAAGCGCTCGCA CACGGCAAGCGCCGCCAAAGTGAAAGCGGCGCCcaccgcaccccggccggagccaagagcgcagcaagcgccgccaacgcaaaagcggcgcccgccgcaccccggccggagccaagagcacagcaagcgccgccacagccaaagcggcgcccgccgcaccccggccggagccagaGCACAGCAAAcgccgccaacgcaaaagcggcACCCGCCACACCCCGGCCAAGGCCAAGAGCACAGCAGGCGCCGCCAaagcaaaagcggcgcccgccgcaccccggccggagccaagagcacagcaagcgccgccaaagcaaaagcggcgcccgccgcaccccggccggagccaagagcacagcaagcgccgccaaagcaaaagcggcgcccgccgcaccccggccggagccaagagcacagcaagcgccgccaacgcaaaagcggcgcccgccgcaccccggccggagccaagagcacagcaagcgccgccaacgcaaaagcggcgcccgccgcaccccggccggagccagaGCACAGCAAGCGCCGCAGAAGCGAGCAAGTGCCATTCGCCAGTGA